The Burkholderia cepacia genome includes a region encoding these proteins:
- a CDS encoding thiamine pyrophosphate-binding protein: protein MSHSKDLEQPATTGARLLVDALLANHVERVFCVPGESFLAVLDALADDTARIQTVVCRHEAAAANMAEAVGKLTGRPGIAFVTRGPGATHASIGVHTAFQDSTPMILFVGQCAREHLDREAFQEIDYRRMFGQMAKWVAQIDDPRRIPEYLSHAFHVATAGRPGPVVLALPEDVLSEACAPQPVVPAAKRIAAAPSAAQLDELRERLARAERPFAIVGGSGWTPDACANLRTFVERWQLPVACAFRYQDTIDNAHPNYAGDVGLGINPALAKRIRDADLLLVVGPRLGEATTGGYTLLDIPKTRQTLVHVHQGADELGRVYAADLPIVSGMPEIAAPLAALEPPAHPAWAGSAADAHRAYREWHAPLPMPGDVQLGDVMVQLRERLPHDAILTNGAGNYAIWLHRHFAYRHFRSQLAPTSGAMGYGLPAALAAKSLYPSRAVVALAGDGCFMMAGNELATAMQYGLNIVAIVVNNGHFGTIRMHQERNYPGRVHGTGLTNPDFAAYARAFGAHGETVERTADFAPALERALTCGLPALIEIRIPQDASTPAATLEQIREQGRRARGG from the coding sequence ATGTCGCATTCCAAGGATCTCGAGCAGCCCGCCACCACCGGCGCGCGACTGCTCGTCGATGCGTTGCTCGCCAATCACGTCGAACGCGTGTTCTGCGTGCCGGGCGAGAGTTTCCTCGCCGTACTCGATGCGCTGGCGGACGACACCGCGCGTATCCAGACGGTCGTCTGCCGCCACGAGGCGGCCGCCGCGAACATGGCCGAGGCGGTCGGCAAGCTGACCGGCCGCCCCGGCATCGCGTTCGTCACGCGCGGGCCCGGCGCGACGCATGCGTCGATCGGCGTGCACACCGCGTTCCAGGATTCGACGCCGATGATCCTGTTCGTCGGCCAGTGCGCGCGCGAGCACCTCGACCGCGAAGCCTTCCAGGAAATCGACTACCGGCGGATGTTCGGCCAGATGGCGAAATGGGTCGCGCAGATCGACGACCCGCGCCGCATTCCCGAATACCTGAGCCATGCGTTCCACGTCGCGACCGCCGGCCGGCCCGGCCCGGTCGTGCTCGCGCTGCCGGAGGACGTGCTGTCCGAAGCCTGCGCGCCGCAGCCCGTTGTGCCGGCCGCGAAACGCATCGCGGCCGCGCCGTCGGCCGCGCAGCTCGACGAGCTGCGCGAGCGGCTCGCGCGCGCCGAACGGCCGTTCGCGATCGTCGGCGGCAGCGGCTGGACACCCGACGCGTGCGCGAACCTGCGCACCTTCGTCGAACGCTGGCAGTTGCCGGTGGCCTGCGCGTTCCGCTACCAGGACACGATCGACAACGCGCACCCGAACTATGCGGGCGACGTCGGGCTCGGGATCAACCCCGCGCTCGCGAAACGCATCCGCGACGCCGACCTGCTGCTCGTGGTCGGGCCGCGCCTCGGCGAAGCGACGACCGGCGGCTACACGCTGCTCGACATCCCGAAGACACGCCAGACGCTGGTCCACGTGCACCAGGGCGCGGACGAGCTCGGCCGCGTGTATGCGGCCGACCTGCCGATCGTGTCCGGGATGCCCGAGATCGCCGCGCCGCTCGCCGCGCTCGAGCCGCCCGCGCACCCCGCGTGGGCCGGCAGCGCCGCCGACGCGCATCGCGCGTATCGCGAATGGCATGCGCCGCTGCCGATGCCCGGCGACGTCCAGCTCGGCGACGTGATGGTGCAGTTACGCGAGCGCCTGCCGCACGACGCGATCCTGACCAACGGCGCCGGCAACTACGCGATCTGGCTGCATCGCCACTTCGCGTACCGGCACTTCCGCTCGCAGCTCGCGCCGACGAGCGGCGCGATGGGCTACGGGCTGCCGGCCGCACTCGCCGCGAAGTCGCTGTACCCGTCGCGCGCCGTCGTCGCGCTCGCGGGAGACGGCTGCTTCATGATGGCCGGCAATGAGCTCGCGACCGCGATGCAGTACGGGCTGAACATCGTCGCGATCGTCGTCAACAACGGGCATTTCGGCACGATCCGCATGCATCAGGAGCGCAACTACCCGGGCCGCGTGCACGGCACGGGGCTCACGAATCCCGATTTCGCCGCCTATGCGCGCGCGTTCGGCGCGCATGGCGAGACCGTCGAGCGCACCGCCGATTTCGCGCCCGCGCTCGAACGCGCGCTGACCTGCGGGCTGCCCGCACTGATCGAGATCCGCATCCCGCAGGACGCCAGCACGCCGGCCGCGACCCTCGAACAGATCCGCGAACAGGGCCGCCGCGCGCGCGGCGGATGA